Below is a window of Streptomyces spongiicola DNA.
CGCGGCGGCGCGGGCTTCCCGTTCGCCCAGAAGCTGCGGGCCGTGGCGAAGGCCGCCATCCGGCGCGGTGTGCGGCCCGTGGTGGTGGTCAACGCCAGTGAGGACGAACCCGCGTGCCGCAAGGACACGGTGATGGTCAACCGGGCGCCCCATCTGATCCTGGACGGCGCGCTGCTCGCCGCCGAGGCGCTGGGCGCACGCACCCTGATCGTCGCGGTGACCCGCAACTCCACGGAGGTCTCCATCCGGGCGGCGCTGGCCGAGCGCGGACTGTCCGACCGGCGGGGGCAGCAGCTGCGCGCACGGGTGCAGCGCAACCCCGAGCGCATGGTCTCCGGCGAGGCCTCGGCGATCATCCGGGCCATCAACGGCGGCCCCGCGCTGCCTCCCGGGCGCCGTGAGCGGGCCGCCGAGTCCGGTGTGGCGGGGGCACCGACGCTGCTGTCCAACGCGGAGACGTTCGCGCAGCTCGCCGTGGCCGCCCGGATCGGGGCCCGCCGATACGGGCACACGGGCCTGGAGAACGAACCGGGCACGGTGATGCTCACGGTCTCGGGGGCGGTGGCACGTCCCATGGTGATCGAGGTGCCGACCGGAGTGCCGATGCGGTACGTACTGCAGCTCGCGGGGGCCCCACCCGTTCCCCAGGGCGTCCTGACCGGCGGCTACCACGGCAACTGGATCGACGCCGCCGCCACCCACCAGGCCGTGATCTCCCGGGAGTCGCTGGCCAATGTCGGCGGGGCGCTGGGCGCCGGCGCGATCCTCCCGATCGGCCAGGAGACCTGCCCGCTGGGTGAGGCTCAGCGGGTGGCCAACTGGCTCGCCGCCGAGACCGCGGGCCAGTGCGGACCGTGCAAGCTCGGCCTGCCCGCGGCGGCCGGCGGCCTCTCCGACGTGATCAACGGCGGCGGGCCGGCCGCCCTGGAGGCGCTGCGCGAAGTGACGCAGGCGGTCAAGGGCCGCGGAGCGTGCAAGCACCCCGACGGCTCCGCCCGGTTCTTCGC
It encodes the following:
- a CDS encoding NADH-quinone oxidoreductase subunit NuoF family protein; protein product: MNAPLPDVPEVRVVGLPQLTQGFDLVERLDLAMHLKVHGPLEPMSGERLAQLAENISLRGRGGAGFPFAQKLRAVAKAAIRRGVRPVVVVNASEDEPACRKDTVMVNRAPHLILDGALLAAEALGARTLIVAVTRNSTEVSIRAALAERGLSDRRGQQLRARVQRNPERMVSGEASAIIRAINGGPALPPGRRERAAESGVAGAPTLLSNAETFAQLAVAARIGARRYGHTGLENEPGTVMLTVSGAVARPMVIEVPTGVPMRYVLQLAGAPPVPQGVLTGGYHGNWIDAAATHQAVISRESLANVGGALGAGAILPIGQETCPLGEAQRVANWLAAETAGQCGPCKLGLPAAAGGLSDVINGGGPAALEALREVTQAVKGRGACKHPDGSARFFASTLSAFTDDLAAHVLHGGCGRETVGVLPLPGPVGQETQESIPSGEKLAVDWTLCQGHGICAEIVPELIRMGADGFPSVAEAAVPVHLQGRAQRAVRRCPALALRIEQAPAPRGGKPALPPGGDRKALGSGRG